Proteins encoded in a region of the Vicia villosa cultivar HV-30 ecotype Madison, WI linkage group LG5, Vvil1.0, whole genome shotgun sequence genome:
- the LOC131606953 gene encoding uncharacterized protein LOC131606953, which produces MASSSPSSKSQFSVYQNPNLSAVLTSNSLQPSNFTLISILSFFSASAFAFLTIIFRENGFIDIFKLQSVSPFTAYWLVKTLQTLLGFLFIGTFLALFKVVFLRKTRYSGGVVAPNSNQANKNQMSLTKHQLELLGVKAKVDLVQSESAKKPPKAKPQSAASSELLVPLHQPISSPSRRVDSDGSNSNRGAPGRSISALSRSPGSASLYLSRGVVSSAQGSGGMDSVVSSPWSNRRVSSGSKITSEEGLEQFLAEVDERIMESAGKLSTPPPSVPGFGIASPNTVTGSANNSGAKRRTPLRPVRMSPGSQKFNTPPKKGESGDLPPPMSMEEAVEAFDHFGVYPQIEQWRDQLRQWFSSVLLNPLIHKIDTSHVQVMQAAAKLGISITVNQVGNDTLSTGTAATLPSIDKTHDWQPTVTLNEDGLLHQLHSTLVQAIEASKSNSQQPPQQSQLVSVMQDCVDAITEHQRLQALVKGEWVKGLLPQSSVRADYTVQRIKELAEGTCLKNYEYLGSGEVYDKKNKKWTLELPSDSHLLLYLFCAFLEHPKWMLHADAMSYAGAAQSSKNPLFLGVLPPKERFPEKYISVVSSVPSVLHPGACILVVGKQGPPIFALYWDKKLQLSLQGRTALWDSILILCHKIKVGYGGIVRGMHLGASALSILPVMETETED; this is translated from the exons ATGGCTTCTTCTTCTCCATCCTCCAAATCCCAATTCTCCGTCTATCAAAACCCTAATCTATCCGCAGTCCTCACCTCCAACAGTCTTCAACCCTCCAATTTCACTCTCATTTCCATCCTCTCCTTCTTCTCCGCTTCCGCATTCGCCTTTCTCACCATCATATTCAG GGAAAATGGATTCATTGATATCTTCAAACTCCAATCCGTTTCCCCTTTCACAGCTT ATTGGCTTGTCAAGACACTACAAACTCTATTGGGTTTTCTCTTCATTGGAACTTTCTTAGCACTCTTCAAAGTTGTGTTTCTGCGTAAAACTAGGTATAGTGGAGGTGTTGTTGCACCTAATTCTAACCAAGCTAATAAGAATCAAATGTCTCTTACTAAACATCAGTTAGAGCTTTTAGGAGTCAAGGCGAAAGTTGATTTGGTACAGTCGGAGTCGGCGAAAAAGCCTCCGAAAGCTAAACCGCAGTCGGCAGCTTCTTCCGAGTTGCTTGTTCCGCTTCATCAGCCAATTTCGAGTCCTAGCCGTCGTGTTGATTCGGATGGTTCGAATTCTAATAGGGGTGCTCCAGGTCGTTCTATTAGTGCTCTGTCGAGGTCGCCCGGTTCGGCGTCTTTGTATCTTTCTCGCGGAGTTGTTTCGTCTGCGCAGGGTTCGGGGGGAATGGATTCGGTAGTGTCGAGTCCTTGGTCTAATAGGAGGGTGTCTTCTGGTAGTAAGATAACATCAGAGGAAGGGCTGGAGCAGTTCTTAGCTGAAGTTGATGAAAGAATAATGGAATCTGCAGGGAAGCTGTCGACTCCACCACCTTCAGTTCCTGGTTTTGGAATAGCGAGTCCTAATACAGTTACAGGGTCGGCTAATAACTCTGGAGCTAAAAGACGTACGCCATTGAGACCTGTGAGGATGTCTCCGGGCTCCCAGAAGTTTAATACTCCGCCTAAGAAGGGAGAAAGTGGTGACCTTCCTCCACCAATGTCCATGGAAGAAGCAGTTGAAGCTTTTGATCATTTCGGTGTCTATCCTCAAATTGAGCAGTGGCGTGACCAACTCAGGCAATGGTTCTCTTCAGTTTTGCTTAATCCTTTGATTCACAAGATTGACACAAGTCATGTTCAG GTTATGCAAGCAGCTGCCAAACTTGGTATTTCAATTACAGTCAATCAAGTGGGCAATGATACGCTGTCTACAGGAACCGCAGCTACACTGCCATCAATTGATAAGACTCATGACTGGCAACCTACAGTTACCCTAAATGAAGATGGATTGCTTCATCAGTTGCATTCTACTCTTGTGCAGGCCATAGAGGCTTCTAAAT CCAATTCGCAACAACCCCCACAGCAAAGTCAGTTGGTTTCTGTCATGCAGGACTGTGTTGATGCTATCACTGAACACCAAAGACTTCAAGCTTTGGTTAAAGGGGAGTGGGTAAAAGGCTTGCTACCTCAAAGCAGTGTTCGAGCTGATTACACTGTGCAAAGGATCAAAG AGCTTGCGGAAGGAACCTGCCTGAAGAATTATGAGTATCTTGGCAGCGGTGAAGTTTatgataaaaagaataaaaaatggaCACTTGAGCTACCATCTGATTCTCACTTGCTTTTGTATCTGTTTTGTGCTTTCCTAGAACATCCAAAATGGATGTTACATGCGGATGCTATGTCTTATGCCGGAGCGGCTCAGTCTAGCAAAAACCCCTTATTCTTGGGAGTCCTTCCTCCAAAGGAAAGATTTCCAGAGAAATACATTTCCGTAGTGTCTTCGGTCCCTTCCGTGTTGCACCCGGGAGCATGTATACTAGTAGTTGGAAAGCAGGGTCCACCGATTTTCGCCTTGTACTGGGATAAGAAGCTGCAGCTTTCTCTTCAG GGAAGAACAGCACTTTGGGATTCCATCTTGATTTTGTGTCATAAGATTAAAGTTGGGTATGGAGGTATAGTTAGGGGTATGCACCTTGGTGCTTCAGCTTTAAGCATTCTACCGGTTATGGAGACAGAAACTGAAGATTGA